The window TCATACCGCCGGCGGCGAGTCCTTCCAGCTTGGCCCAGAACCCGGGCTGCGGGCCGGGCAGGTCGGCGGTGATGCGCGCCAGGGGCGTCCGTCCGACGAGGGACAGCAACTCCGGGCGGGCGACGGTACGCAGGACGGTTCTCGACGTCATGGGCGGTCTCCAGCCTGCGGACAGGTGCCCCGGCCGGGGTCCGCCGCGTCCGGGCGGTAGCGGTGCAGGGTGCCCGGTCCCGCGTCCAGCCAGAAGAAGGGGTACGGCTCCGCGCACACCGCGCTCACGCCGTGACCGAGGAACCGGGGCAGCACCGCACTGCCGGTCTGCGCGAACATCACCAACTGCGTGCCCCGCGACAGGGCGTGCCGCCGCAGCGGCTCGAAGCTCCCGTTGCCCAGGGTCATCCCGGAGACCAGCAGCGCGTCACAGGAACCGGCGGCCGCGAGCGCGTCGGTGACGACCGGCTCCCCCCACTCCGTGACGCCGCCCTTGAGGTCGCACGGCACATAGCGAAGTCCGCGCGAACGCAAGGCCTCCAGCAGGGAGTTGACGACCCCGACCACGAGGACAACGGCACCCGCCGGCAGATCGAGCAGCTCGACGACGGCCCGCGCCCGCGCCCGTGACCTCTCCAGCGAGGTACCGGCCGGCAGGGGGTAGGGGTGTGCCCCGTGTTCCGGTGTGTGCGGGCGGACATGCATCAGATAGGCGTCCAGTGCGGCGACCCGCACCGGAAGGAGCGGATGGGCGAGGAGCCGGGCGACATCGGCGCCGGCGCAGTCGTCGACCGCCGCGTCCGGCAGGGCGCCGGGTTCGACCGCGCAGGACCCCACGGCGCCGGCGAGCCGCAGGCTGAGCACCTCGTTCCGGTAGCCGGTGCCCCGTCCGTCGTGCCGCACCGCCTGCCGCGTCACGAACGCCACCGCGACACTCAACGTCCTTGGATCCGGGCCGAGTTCACCCGCGAGAGCATGCTCCAGCAGGTTCTCGTACGTCGTGGCGGCACCGGCCGTCGGCGCGACGGCGGTCACCGGATCACCAGCCCGTCGCGCAGCTCGGCCAACAGCGCCTCGACCTGCTCGCGGGCGCCCGGCCCGGCCGGGTCGCCCACCATGACATGGCCGAGATACTCGTTGTTGCTGCCGGCCGATCTGACCTGTCGGCCGGGCTCGGCGAGCCGTACCTCCAGCACACCGGCCCGGTCGGCGAGCGGGCCGCCGTCCAGTGCTTCGAGGGTGCCCGACGTGTCCGGTACGAGGAAGCCGACGGCGGCGCTGCGCAGTCCGGTCTCCCGGCGCCGCAGATCGGGCGCACGGCCGAGGGCGACCTCCACGGCGGCCGCGGCGAGGTCGATGCCGGTGACATGGCGGATCAGTTCGGTGATGCGGTTCCCGGCGGGCCGGGGGTTGACCTCGACCACGCGCGGACCGGCCGGGGTCAGCTTGATCTCGGTGTGTGCCACGACGCCGTCGGTCAGCCCGAGTGCCTTGAGGGCGTTCAGTGCGGTCTGCTCGGCGGCCTCGGCGTCGGCGCCCGTCAGGGCGGCGGGGAACATGTGCCCGGTCTCGATGAACGCGGGCGCGCCGCCGACGCTCTTGTCGGTCACGCCCACGACGTGCACGGCCCCCGCGTGCGACACGGTCTCGACGCTCACCTCGGGACCGGTCAGCAGCTCTTCGAGGAGGACGGCGGGCACCCGGCGCTGCCCGCGCGCGTTCAGTGGAAAGTCCGCCAACGCGGCCACCGCGGCGGCCAGTTCGCTCTCGTCGTCCACGCGCCGCACGTACATGCCCGCGCACAGGTCGACCGGCTTCACGACCAGCGGATAGCCGATCTCCCGGGCCGCGCGGGCGAGATCGGCCCACTCCTCGTGGAGGGCGAACCGGGGGCCGGGCACGTCGGCGTCGGCGAGGACGCGGCGGGTGGCGTCCTTGCGGCAGGCGTCCGCGACGGCCCGCGGCCCCGGCCCCGGGAGTCCGAGGTGGCCGGCGATCCGGGCGACCGTCGGCAGGTAGTAGTCGCAGGAGGAGATCACCCCGTCGAAGCCGAACACCGCGTGCAGGCGCGCCGCCTCCGGGAGGAGGGTGTCGAGGTCGTTGGTGTCGGCCGTGACCACGTTCCGCGCGCCGAGCAGCGGATGGGCCGTGCCCTCGGGGGCCGCGCGCAGGTAGTGGTGCAGGTCGCGGGTGAGGAACGTGAACTCGTGTCCGCCTTCACGGATGGCCCGTGGCAGCAGCCTGCTCATCGATCCGACCCAGCTCTCGACCACCAACAGATGAGCCACGGCTCCCCTTTTCGTGCGGTGCGTTCAGGCGTGAGGGCAGCCCGACGACACCTCCGGCAGCGGAGGCGCCCGGCTTGACATGCTCACCTTATCGATAATCGTTTTCATTGTCATGTGTGAGGTCGGTGCGGTGCGACGGGCGGCGGTCGGGGCCCGGGATCATCCGATCTCGACCACGCGGGCCCAGGCCGGGGGCGAGCGCGGTACGTAGTCGGGGTCGTCCTCGCTCCACGTGGTGCGTCGGGAATGCCGGGGGAACAGGCCGACCACGGTCCGGCACGGTGGCCGGGAGGCCGGCCAGGGGGTCTGCCCGTCGGTGAGGGCCACGATGACGTCGGGCCTCGGGTGGCTGCGGAGCGCCCTGGTGAACCCCGCACGCAGGTTCGTACCTCCCCCGCCCAGCAGGGGAATGCCCTCCGCCTTGCACAGCGGATGGGCGATCCGGGCCGCCGCGTCGCACGGGACGACGGTGACGAGGTCCCGTCGGCCGCCCACCGCACGGGAGATCGCCGCGACCTCCAGGAGCGCGCTGCCCAGTTCCGCGTCGCTCACCGACCCCGAGGTGTCGATGATCACCGAGACATGGGGCGGCCGGCGACGCAGGCTCGGCAGCACGGTGCCGGGCACGCCGGCCGAGCGCCGCGACGGCCGGCCGTAGCTGTAGTCCTCGCCCGCACCGGGCGCGGACGCCGCAGACCGGACCGCCGCGCCCAGCAACTCCCGCCACGGCTGGGGCGGATGGAACGCCTCCTCCGCCCAGCGCTTCCAGCCCGCCGACGCCGAACCCGGCCGGCCGGTGATGCCCTGCGCCACCCGGAACCGGACCGCGTCCCGTTCCTGCTCGCTCAGGCCGTGCGCCCCGTCCGCCCCCAGTTCCCACTCCCGTTCCAGACCGTCGGCGCCACTGCCGCAGTCCAGCCACGCGAACTCGCCCGTGCGCGGGCCCAGCTGGAACCGGCGCAGGTAGTCCTCCATCAGCTGTCCCTCGGGCAGCCCGAGGAGCGCCGGATCGACGACGCCCTCGGGCTTGACCAGTCCGTCGCCGAACGCGTCGTCGTTGATCTCGCAGTCGGCGGCGATGTTCATCCGCAGCCGCTCCCCGGGGCCGGACAGCCCCCGCTCCTTGGCGACCCGGTCGCTGCGCCCGTGATGGTCCCGCAGAAGATGCGACACCTCGTGCACCCACACCCCGG is drawn from Streptomyces bottropensis ATCC 25435 and contains these coding sequences:
- a CDS encoding ATP-grasp domain-containing protein, whose amino-acid sequence is MAHLLVVESWVGSMSRLLPRAIREGGHEFTFLTRDLHHYLRAAPEGTAHPLLGARNVVTADTNDLDTLLPEAARLHAVFGFDGVISSCDYYLPTVARIAGHLGLPGPGPRAVADACRKDATRRVLADADVPGPRFALHEEWADLARAAREIGYPLVVKPVDLCAGMYVRRVDDESELAAAVAALADFPLNARGQRRVPAVLLEELLTGPEVSVETVSHAGAVHVVGVTDKSVGGAPAFIETGHMFPAALTGADAEAAEQTALNALKALGLTDGVVAHTEIKLTPAGPRVVEVNPRPAGNRITELIRHVTGIDLAAAAVEVALGRAPDLRRRETGLRSAAVGFLVPDTSGTLEALDGGPLADRAGVLEVRLAEPGRQVRSAGSNNEYLGHVMVGDPAGPGAREQVEALLAELRDGLVIR
- a CDS encoding vWA domain-containing protein — protein: MSADTGEGATTGEGAVAGDTGAGSGGTEAGTSTGADTTNTGTSVRATTATGATNTSVRATTATGATNTSVRATTPTGPASTGVPTPPRSAPSPRAAGPRGLDFDKLYAARLQAARARPYLASALFALHVVECRRVPTMGVDRYWRCYVSPGFVDRRPVEELAGVWVHEVSHLLRDHHGRSDRVAKERGLSGPGERLRMNIAADCEINDDAFGDGLVKPEGVVDPALLGLPEGQLMEDYLRRFQLGPRTGEFAWLDCGSGADGLEREWELGADGAHGLSEQERDAVRFRVAQGITGRPGSASAGWKRWAEEAFHPPQPWRELLGAAVRSAASAPGAGEDYSYGRPSRRSAGVPGTVLPSLRRRPPHVSVIIDTSGSVSDAELGSALLEVAAISRAVGGRRDLVTVVPCDAAARIAHPLCKAEGIPLLGGGGTNLRAGFTRALRSHPRPDVIVALTDGQTPWPASRPPCRTVVGLFPRHSRRTTWSEDDPDYVPRSPPAWARVVEIG